The DNA sequence TTTATTTTTGATGATTACCTCTAGAATATAAATAATCATAATCACAGAAAAGCTCTATGCAAACTGCGACTCTTATCCCACATACTCAAAATAGAGGCTGGACGCTACGGCAGTTCCCGGGTACCATGCACAGAACGTTTGTGCACAATGTGTAATCTAATGGAAGTCGAAGACGAGTTCCACTTCATGCTCGTATGCCCCAAATATGCTGAACTAAGAACTATTTCAAGAACTATTACATCACAAGGTCAACCTACTATAATTTCGTTTTATTAATGCAAACAAAAATgttaaagaaatgaaaatgctggaaaatattgttttcaagcTTTTAAAGCCTGTCAATAATTCCTTTTTGTCAGTATATCCTAGCTAAGCCTCCTGTACTTaatttcataatatatacatgtaatggcCTGGGGCCAACGTGGCCTGTGCTTATAAAAGTATctatctgtctctctgtatTGTGTTTGAGTGGGGCAGTCATGTTAAACTGTGGTATTGTACCTCAGTCGggaaagaatatatctattttcGGTACCagtaacacacacgcacacacgcatacacgtACAAACCGCGGCATGCAGGCATGCACGCAAACACTACCTTTCTATATTTGTGCAATTATCTTGAACATGACGTTAAACCACCTCTCGTCTCAGCGGACATGAATATGTAACAGTGAAGCGCATATTTCCCCCAGTTAATAATATTTTGTCAGTGTAATAACTGATAACTATTCAGTAAATGGTAACCCAGCTAGAATTACAGTTCTTAACAACAGACTCTTGCTGCACACTTAAACATGCCTTCACAAAAACTCAACACCAGATAATTTATTTAGCAATGTTGCAGTCGTCTCAGCATAGCTTGACCTTTAGATTAAACTCTGATCTTTAGTTCGGAATTTACGTGAACGTGATAGTGATGGGATTATTTACAATTACCATAGCGTATGTACCCTAGCATATTCAGTGCTGAGCATCACCGTGTCTACAACAATTTGATAGTAAGTGGGTACGAGATGCATTCAATATCAAGTGTAGACAGCGAGCGACCAACTGCAAAAGGTCACTCGTTCACAATCGTCGTTATTGTGACCGTATTCCTTGTTGGGTAAAGATACTAGTGATACCTTATCACGTTACCCTTTGAACCTATTGACTGGCTGAATCAGGTGTATCCAATATCAACACATGTTCTGAAATGAAATCTAAAAACGCCTCTCAACCCCTGTCCCATATAGTCCCACTTGCTCTGTAGGCAAGATTGTTGGGATACACAGCAATGCCGAACTGAAGTAATCTGTCTACAGCCCTGGTTGTCTGGGGACAGTGTCCTGTAGATGAAATTAGTAATTGACCTCTTCAAGAACCTCCTATCATGGCTTCTCCAAGGTATATTGACGCTTTCTCATAAAATATGCATCGAAATATTCACAGAGAAGCCAGCTGAGTTATCATCTTACGTGGTTAACTTCTGCGGCAGGATGGCTGCTCATTTTGGAGCCTGACAGTGttgaatgtacatatatttcaagcCCACTGGCAGCTGACACCATCAGCAGCTGAGTTGTCGACGCCATGGCTTTGATACGAAGAAAATGTTATCAAAGAACAGTTTTGATTTGTTTGCTTGCATTTGTGTTGTGGGAGATGTACTTTGTGCTTAATTCTCTGGGTGCAGATGGATCTAGAGTCATGGATAAACTTATCAATCAAGTCCTTGGTGATAGCATTCAGGCAGGTGTCCGCAAGGTTACCTCCCCTCGCCCTCTCAACATTAGCAACCACGACGAGTTAAGAGAGCATATTGATAAACTTAACATACGACAATTTATTCGGAATGGGGAACGCCTTGGATTAAAATTGGACTCGGAGAGTGTTGTGATTGTGATACAGGTGCATCAGAGGATTGAGGAACTTCGATACCTCATTGAATCTTTAGAAAGGGCAAGgtatataaataaatgtttggtcattttcagtcatgatgtttaTTCAGAGAACATAAATGCTATTATAAATGATATTAAGACGTTCCCAGCTCTGCAGATATTCTATCCCTATTCCATTCAAATTTATCCGTCTGATTTCCCCGGCCAACATCCAAATGATTGTCCCTGGAACATATCAGTCATGGCGGCCCGGAAGCGGATGTGCAACAATGCTTATAATGCGGACAGTTATGGCCATTACCGAGAAGCCAAGGTCGCTCAGATGAAGCACCACTGGTTGTGGCAACTGCATTTTGTGATAGAAGAGATTCGGATTCTCAAGGACTTTGAAGGGACAATTCTCAGACTCGATGAAGACTATTACGTCGCTGAAGACGTGATTTATATTCTAAAAGAAATGAATAAGATTAGAAGATCTGAACCAGATAGATATAAAATGATGATTCTTGGAGATTATGATGAAATACCAACCTGGTCGTACAGGGGAATGTCCGGCATTGTCAGACAAGAGAAATGGTATGTCGGGGTCGGCCGTGGAATGGCGTTCGGTAAAGAGTTCTGGAATGAGTTCAAGGCATGTTCGCACGTGTTCTGCACATATGACGACTACAACTGGGACTGGGCGTTACAGGAAACGGTGTTGAAATGCATGACGGGGTCGCTAAATATTCTTCAGCCATCTGCTGGTCGAGTATTCCACATTGGCCTATGTCatggtttccatagaaacgttGAAGGTTGTTCATCGGAAAGTATTAAACATCAAGTAACCAATTTGTTGATAGAAAACGAGGAGTACCTGTTTCCCCAAAAAATATCGCTGATCCATAACCCAGAAGTGGGCTTTGAACCCGGACATGCTTTTGTCAATGGAGGTTGGATGGACCCGCGAGATCATCGACTGTGTAAGAGCTTCCTTGGTGGAAAGAAACTTACAGAACAAACTATTCTGTTGCTCAATAAAGGTGTTCGAACCTGACGTTGACC is a window from the Haliotis asinina isolate JCU_RB_2024 chromosome 9, JCU_Hal_asi_v2, whole genome shotgun sequence genome containing:
- the LOC137297378 gene encoding alpha-1,6-mannosyl-glycoprotein 2-beta-N-acetylglucosaminyltransferase-like — protein: MAARKRMCNNAYNADSYGHYREAKVAQMKHHWLWQLHFVIEEIRILKDFEGTILRLDEDYYVAEDVIYILKEMNKIRRSEPDRYKMMILGDYDEIPTWSYRGMSGIVRQEKWYVGVGRGMAFGKEFWNEFKACSHVFCTYDDYNWDWALQETVLKCMTGSLNILQPSAGRVFHIGLCHGFHRNVEGCSSESIKHQVTNLLIENEEYLFPQKISLIHNPEVGFEPGHAFVNGGWMDPRDHRLCKSFLGGKKLTEQTILLLNKGVRT